A portion of the Brevundimonas pondensis genome contains these proteins:
- a CDS encoding nucleoside triphosphate pyrophosphohydrolase family protein, giving the protein MKIADLKADVLRISDIYAREHAIDRDRDWALLKLQEELGELTKEHLNLTGRARGAPDATALGDEAADVLGMLLIYCDHAGIDLEAAMQRKWLKWLEPERQKAEA; this is encoded by the coding sequence ATGAAGATCGCTGACCTCAAGGCGGATGTCCTCCGCATCTCCGACATCTATGCGCGCGAGCACGCTATCGACCGCGACCGTGACTGGGCCCTGCTCAAACTGCAGGAAGAACTGGGCGAGCTGACCAAGGAACACCTGAACCTCACCGGGCGCGCCCGCGGCGCCCCCGACGCGACTGCTCTCGGCGACGAGGCGGCGGACGTTCTGGGGATGCTGCTCATCTACTGCGACCACGCCGGCATCGATCTGGAAGCCGCCATGCAGCGCAAATGGCTGAAGTGGCTGGAGCCCGAAAGGCAGAAAGCCGAAGCGTAA
- a CDS encoding aquaporin, with translation MLKKFAAELVGTMVLVLFGCGAAVLGGFDHVGQLGIALAFGFAIIAMAYGIGPVSGCHVNPAVSLGVFVAGRMSARDMVIYWIAQFIGAIIGAAILGMIAKTGFASLGQNGFDAGSPGGYGLHAALVFEIVATAIFIIAILGVTGAKGHGAFAGVAIGITLAVIHIVGIQVTGVSVNPARSFGPALLVGGQALSQVWVFFLAPAIGAVIGAAFFRLKLLEPEA, from the coding sequence ATGTTGAAGAAGTTTGCGGCCGAACTGGTCGGGACGATGGTGCTGGTGCTGTTCGGGTGCGGCGCCGCCGTGCTGGGCGGTTTCGATCACGTCGGGCAGCTGGGCATCGCCCTGGCCTTTGGCTTCGCCATCATCGCCATGGCCTATGGCATCGGGCCGGTGTCGGGCTGTCACGTCAATCCAGCGGTCAGCCTGGGCGTCTTCGTCGCGGGACGGATGAGCGCCAGGGACATGGTGATCTACTGGATCGCCCAGTTCATCGGCGCGATCATCGGCGCGGCCATCTTGGGCATGATCGCCAAGACCGGCTTCGCCAGTCTGGGCCAGAACGGCTTCGACGCCGGATCGCCCGGCGGGTACGGCCTGCACGCCGCCCTGGTCTTCGAAATCGTGGCCACGGCCATCTTCATCATCGCCATCCTGGGCGTGACCGGGGCCAAGGGGCACGGCGCCTTCGCCGGCGTCGCCATCGGCATTACCCTGGCCGTCATCCACATCGTCGGCATCCAGGTGACCGGCGTCTCGGTCAATCCGGCCCGCAGCTTCGGTCCGGCCCTTCTGGTCGGCGGTCAGGCCTTGAGCCAGGTCTGGGTCTTCTTCCTTGCCCCGGCCATCGGCGCCGTGATCGGTGCGGCCTTCTTCCGCTTGAAACTGCTCGAGCCAGAGGCCTAA
- a CDS encoding dihydrofolate reductase: MSIPKIALVVARARNGVIGRDGDLPWRLRSDLQRFKAVTVGKPCIMGRKTWESLPLKPLPGRLNIVLTKDGSYESEGMAKGALVCSNLSEALSIARETAEEDGVDEVCIIGGTALFEMALLRAQRLYITEVEAEPEGDAHFPAFDEAAFVETLSEAHPAGEKDDHAFTFRTLERR; encoded by the coding sequence GTGTCTATTCCCAAGATCGCCCTCGTCGTCGCCCGCGCCCGCAACGGCGTCATAGGACGCGACGGCGACCTGCCCTGGCGGCTGCGCTCGGACCTGCAACGGTTCAAGGCTGTCACTGTCGGCAAGCCCTGCATCATGGGCCGCAAGACCTGGGAGAGCCTGCCGCTCAAGCCCCTGCCCGGTCGGCTGAACATCGTCCTGACCAAGGACGGCTCCTACGAATCCGAAGGCATGGCCAAGGGGGCCCTGGTCTGCTCGAACCTGAGCGAGGCCCTGTCCATCGCACGCGAAACCGCTGAGGAAGACGGCGTGGACGAGGTCTGCATCATCGGCGGCACCGCCCTGTTCGAAATGGCCCTGCTGCGCGCCCAGCGCCTCTACATCACCGAGGTCGAGGCCGAGCCCGAGGGCGACGCCCACTTCCCCGCCTTTGACGAGGCCGCCTTCGTCGAAACCCTGTCGGAAGCCCATCCGGCAGGCGAGAAGGACGACCACGCCTTCACCTTCCGCACCCTGGAACGCCGCTGA
- a CDS encoding YbjQ family protein: protein MIVATTNDLPGHRIVRHIGMVRGVTVRSRNVISDAIGGVQSMIGGRVGAYVKLAEAARQEAYDELVAHARDMGANAILAMRYDANEIMPGVTEVLAYGTAVVVEPA from the coding sequence ATGATCGTCGCCACCACCAATGACCTGCCCGGCCACCGCATCGTCCGCCATATCGGCATGGTGCGCGGCGTCACCGTGCGCTCGCGCAACGTCATCTCCGACGCCATCGGCGGGGTGCAGTCGATGATCGGCGGGCGCGTCGGCGCCTATGTAAAGCTGGCCGAGGCCGCGCGTCAGGAAGCCTATGACGAACTGGTCGCCCATGCGCGCGACATGGGCGCCAACGCCATCCTGGCCATGCGCTATGACGCCAACGAGATCATGCCCGGCGTGACCGAGGTCCTGGCCTATGGCACGGCGGTCGTGGTCGAACCGGCCTGA
- a CDS encoding MetQ/NlpA family ABC transporter substrate-binding protein: MIRRSLLLSAVAVLTLAACGQGADKKAGAEGAPLLVGATAVPHAEILEVVKPILAAEGVPIEIKVFNDYVQPNVQLSEKRLDVNYFQTKPYLDEFNIARGADLVTVAGVHVEPLGVYSKKHTTLAAIPNGAQVVLPNDASNTGRSLLLLQAAGLITLRDPTNPLQTVRDVATNPKGLKFQEVEAATIPRILPQVDAAVINTNYALDAGLKPKTDALSLEGADSPYVNYLVARPDNQNDPRVQALANALRSQAVKDFIARKYDGAVIPAA, translated from the coding sequence ATGATCCGCCGTTCGCTGCTGCTGTCCGCCGTCGCTGTCCTGACGCTCGCCGCCTGCGGCCAGGGCGCGGACAAGAAGGCGGGGGCTGAGGGCGCGCCCCTGCTGGTCGGCGCCACCGCCGTGCCGCACGCTGAAATCCTAGAGGTGGTGAAGCCCATTCTGGCCGCCGAGGGCGTGCCGATCGAGATCAAGGTCTTCAACGACTACGTACAGCCCAATGTGCAACTGTCTGAAAAGCGGCTGGATGTAAACTATTTCCAGACCAAGCCCTACCTGGACGAGTTCAACATTGCGCGCGGCGCCGATCTGGTGACTGTGGCCGGCGTCCACGTCGAGCCGCTGGGTGTCTATTCGAAGAAGCATACGACGCTGGCGGCGATTCCGAACGGTGCGCAGGTCGTGTTGCCGAACGATGCGTCGAACACGGGACGGTCGCTTTTGCTGCTACAGGCGGCGGGTCTGATCACCCTGCGCGACCCGACCAATCCGCTGCAGACGGTGCGCGACGTGGCGACCAACCCCAAGGGGCTGAAGTTCCAGGAGGTCGAGGCCGCCACCATCCCGCGCATCCTGCCTCAGGTCGATGCGGCGGTGATCAACACCAACTATGCACTGGACGCCGGACTGAAGCCCAAGACCGACGCCCTGTCGCTGGAAGGCGCCGACAGCCCCTATGTGAACTATCTGGTGGCGCGTCCCGACAACCAGAACGACCCGCGCGTTCAGGCCCTGGCGAACGCCCTGCGCAGCCAGGCGGTCAAGGACTTCATCGCCAGGAAGTATGACGGCGCGGTGATCCCCGCCGCCTGA
- a CDS encoding methionine ABC transporter ATP-binding protein, producing MIRLEGVTRRYRSAAGEHTALDAVDLTIGRGEVFGVVGRSGAGKSTLIRAINRLETPDAGRIFVDEQEITALQPAELRAARRRIGMIFQHFNLLNAKTIEDNVAFPLRLEGRPEAEVKARTAQLLEQLGLAEHARKHPAQLSGGQKQRVGIARALACGPSVLLCDEATSALDPETTEDILTLLDGLNRDLGLTIVLITHQMEVVRRVCDRVAVLKDGRIVEQGATADVFLHPQHPVTRAMLAEGEEAFDASVVPVGARLAKLTFRGGSTYEPELSRVARSVGVDYSILSGRISRIRGEPYGQLVVAFTGGDAEAAVTQLTARGVMVEAA from the coding sequence ATGATCCGACTGGAGGGGGTGACTCGGCGCTATCGCAGCGCGGCGGGAGAGCATACGGCGCTGGATGCGGTGGACCTGACCATAGGGCGCGGCGAGGTGTTCGGCGTGGTCGGGCGTTCCGGCGCGGGCAAGTCGACCCTGATCCGCGCCATCAACCGGCTGGAGACGCCTGACGCGGGCCGGATCTTCGTGGATGAGCAGGAGATCACGGCGTTGCAACCTGCCGAACTGCGCGCCGCGCGGCGTCGGATCGGCATGATCTTCCAGCACTTCAACCTGCTGAACGCCAAGACTATCGAAGACAACGTCGCCTTCCCCTTGCGGCTGGAAGGGCGGCCCGAGGCCGAGGTGAAGGCGCGCACGGCTCAGTTGCTGGAACAGTTGGGTCTGGCCGAGCACGCCAGGAAGCACCCGGCCCAGCTGTCGGGCGGGCAGAAGCAGCGCGTCGGCATCGCCCGCGCCCTGGCCTGCGGTCCCAGCGTCCTTTTGTGCGACGAGGCGACCAGCGCCCTGGACCCGGAAACGACCGAGGACATCCTTACCCTGCTGGATGGGCTGAACCGCGATCTGGGCCTGACCATCGTCCTGATCACCCACCAGATGGAGGTGGTGCGCCGCGTCTGCGATCGGGTGGCGGTGTTGAAGGACGGCCGGATCGTGGAGCAGGGCGCGACGGCGGACGTCTTCCTGCACCCACAGCATCCCGTGACCCGCGCCATGCTGGCCGAGGGCGAGGAGGCGTTCGACGCCTCGGTCGTGCCGGTCGGGGCGCGCCTGGCGAAATTGACCTTCCGCGGCGGTTCGACCTATGAGCCGGAACTGAGCCGCGTCGCGCGCTCGGTCGGCGTGGACTATTCGATCCTGTCGGGCCGCATCAGCCGCATCCGGGGAGAGCCCTATGGTCAGCTGGTCGTGGCCTTCACCGGCGGCGACGCCGAGGCGGCGGTGACGCAACTGACCGCGCGCGGCGTGATGGTGGAGGCAGCCTGA
- a CDS encoding HesB/IscA family protein, whose protein sequence is MTELQTAARPRRPRPKAVTLTDAAAERVREIMTKAEKDYVGLRVGVKNGGCAGQEYTFAYAEQIEPLDEVVEDKGVTILIEPKAVLFLIGSEIDYETTKLASKFVFRNPNETDACGCGESVTIIPAAALDAD, encoded by the coding sequence ATGACCGAGCTTCAGACCGCCGCCCGACCGCGCCGCCCCCGGCCCAAGGCCGTGACCTTGACCGACGCCGCCGCAGAGCGCGTGCGCGAGATCATGACCAAAGCGGAGAAGGACTACGTCGGCCTGCGCGTCGGGGTGAAGAACGGCGGCTGCGCCGGGCAGGAATACACCTTCGCCTATGCCGAGCAGATCGAGCCGTTGGACGAGGTGGTCGAGGACAAGGGCGTCACCATCCTGATCGAGCCCAAGGCCGTGCTGTTCCTGATCGGCTCCGAGATCGATTACGAGACGACGAAGCTGGCGTCCAAGTTCGTGTTCCGCAATCCGAACGAGACCGACGCCTGCGGCTGCGGCGAGAGCGTGACCATCATCCCCGCCGCCGCCCTGGATGCTGACTGA
- a CDS encoding SUF system Fe-S cluster assembly protein, translated as MDDTKTETAISDSDAFAASWDEPQKSALSQAELDRLTDDLIEALKTVYDPEIPVDIYELGLIYKVDVSDDRDVLVEMTLTAPGCPVAGEMPGWVEAAVMKVEGVKSARANLVFDPPWDSSKMSDEAKLALNMF; from the coding sequence ATGGACGACACCAAGACCGAAACCGCCATCAGCGACAGCGACGCCTTCGCCGCCAGCTGGGACGAGCCGCAAAAGAGCGCCCTGTCGCAGGCTGAGCTGGACAGGCTGACCGACGACCTGATCGAGGCGCTGAAGACGGTGTACGACCCGGAAATCCCGGTCGACATCTATGAGCTGGGCCTGATCTACAAGGTCGACGTGTCCGACGACCGCGACGTCCTGGTCGAGATGACGCTGACGGCGCCGGGTTGTCCCGTGGCTGGCGAGATGCCGGGCTGGGTCGAGGCGGCGGTCATGAAGGTCGAGGGCGTGAAGTCCGCGCGGGCCAATCTGGTGTTCGACCCGCCGTGGGATTCATCCAAGATGAGCGACGAGGCCAAGCTGGCCCTGAATATGTTCTGA
- a CDS encoding aminotransferase class V-fold PLP-dependent enzyme has product MADGQTLKDLPMKTFDPYAARAQFPILSRQVNGKPLVYLDNAASAQKPRAVIDALVACMEGSYANVHRGLHTLSNEATEAFEAAREIVARFLNAPSGENIVWTKGGTEAINLVANGIGLTIEPGDEIIVTEMEHHSNIVPWHLLRERKGAVLKWAPIREDGALDMEAFADLLGPRTRVVAVTHMSNVLGVINPIAEITRLAHAAGARVLVDGCQGAVHATPDVQAVGCDWYVITGHKLYGPTGIGALYGTTEALESLPPYQGGGEMIETVEKDRVTYAPPPHRFEAGTPPILEAIGLGAALEWLGGFDRQAVAAHEMALYDHARARLADADWLRVLGEAEGKGAILTFAVDGAHAHDVAQIMDRYGVAVRAGLHCAEPLAKRLGVTSSTRASFALYNTVEDTDAFVDALIKARNFFV; this is encoded by the coding sequence ATGGCTGACGGCCAGACTCTGAAAGACCTGCCTATGAAGACCTTTGATCCCTATGCCGCGCGGGCGCAATTCCCGATCCTGTCGCGACAGGTGAACGGCAAGCCGCTGGTCTATCTGGACAACGCCGCCTCGGCGCAGAAACCTCGCGCAGTCATCGACGCTCTGGTGGCCTGCATGGAGGGCAGCTACGCGAACGTCCACCGCGGCCTGCACACCTTGTCGAACGAGGCGACAGAGGCGTTCGAGGCGGCGCGTGAGATCGTCGCCCGCTTCCTGAACGCGCCCTCGGGCGAGAACATCGTCTGGACCAAGGGTGGGACCGAGGCGATCAATCTGGTCGCCAACGGGATCGGTCTGACGATCGAGCCGGGCGACGAGATCATCGTCACCGAGATGGAGCACCATTCCAACATCGTGCCGTGGCACCTGCTGCGCGAACGCAAGGGCGCGGTGTTGAAGTGGGCGCCGATCAGGGAGGACGGCGCGCTGGACATGGAAGCCTTCGCCGACCTGTTGGGGCCGAGGACCAGGGTCGTCGCCGTCACCCACATGTCGAACGTGCTGGGCGTGATCAATCCGATCGCCGAGATCACGCGTCTGGCTCACGCCGCCGGCGCGCGGGTCCTGGTCGACGGCTGCCAGGGCGCGGTCCATGCGACGCCGGACGTTCAGGCGGTCGGCTGCGATTGGTACGTCATTACCGGGCACAAGCTGTATGGCCCGACCGGGATCGGCGCCCTCTATGGCACGACCGAGGCTCTGGAGAGCCTGCCGCCCTATCAAGGCGGGGGCGAGATGATCGAGACGGTCGAGAAGGACCGCGTGACCTACGCCCCTCCGCCGCATCGGTTCGAGGCTGGCACGCCGCCGATCCTGGAGGCCATTGGCCTGGGGGCTGCGCTGGAATGGCTGGGGGGCTTTGACCGGCAGGCCGTGGCCGCGCACGAGATGGCGCTCTACGACCACGCACGCGCTCGGCTGGCTGACGCTGACTGGCTCCGGGTGCTGGGCGAAGCCGAAGGCAAGGGTGCTATTCTGACGTTCGCCGTTGATGGGGCGCACGCTCATGACGTGGCCCAGATCATGGATCGCTACGGCGTCGCCGTGCGGGCCGGCCTGCACTGCGCCGAGCCGTTGGCGAAAAGACTGGGCGTGACCTCGAGCACGCGCGCCTCCTTCGCCCTATATAACACCGTGGAGGATACAGACGCCTTCGTGGACGCGCTGATCAAGGCGCGGAACTTCTTCGTGTGA
- the sufD gene encoding Fe-S cluster assembly protein SufD, whose protein sequence is MSAAPQIDLTNAETFPSRRTEAWKYSDLKRWLREAPEPSGTALVGPPGPFYDLGGEAIVFANGRPVGVTDFIASGVQTLRLRFLSDAVGTGHTASARIVARPGARLLLLETHQGKGSAYVAHNKVEIDVARDAEVTRIVLIEEPEDAISVTNADVRLEAGGRYRQTVVTTGAKLQRIETQLSHGAEGADARLDGLYLLKGSRHADLTTVVDHRAADGMTSQLTKGVVHDTARGVFQGKIIVERGADGTDARMAHNALIASERGEIDAKPELIIYADDVQCAHGNTVGTLDESALFYMQQRGIPADEARALLVQAFLFEVVDRIEDEAAKEVVRAWLTARL, encoded by the coding sequence ATGAGCGCGGCGCCGCAAATCGACCTGACGAACGCCGAGACCTTTCCTTCGCGGCGCACGGAAGCGTGGAAATACAGCGATCTGAAGCGTTGGCTTCGCGAAGCACCTGAGCCGTCGGGCACGGCGTTGGTCGGCCCACCGGGGCCGTTTTACGACTTGGGCGGCGAGGCGATCGTCTTCGCCAACGGGCGTCCGGTCGGGGTGACGGACTTCATCGCCTCGGGCGTGCAGACCCTGCGTCTGCGTTTCCTGTCGGATGCGGTCGGCACGGGCCACACGGCCTCGGCCCGCATCGTTGCTCGTCCTGGTGCACGGCTGCTTTTGTTGGAAACCCACCAGGGCAAGGGCTCGGCCTATGTGGCCCACAACAAGGTCGAGATCGACGTCGCCCGCGACGCCGAGGTCACGCGCATCGTCCTGATCGAGGAGCCCGAGGACGCCATTTCGGTGACCAACGCCGATGTGCGGCTGGAGGCGGGCGGTCGCTATCGCCAGACAGTGGTCACGACCGGCGCCAAGCTGCAGCGCATCGAGACGCAGTTGAGCCACGGCGCCGAGGGCGCCGACGCGCGCCTGGACGGCCTCTATCTGCTCAAGGGCTCGCGCCACGCCGATCTGACCACCGTGGTTGATCACCGCGCCGCCGACGGCATGACCAGCCAGTTGACCAAGGGCGTTGTCCACGACACGGCGCGCGGCGTGTTCCAGGGCAAGATCATCGTCGAGCGCGGGGCCGACGGCACCGACGCCCGCATGGCCCACAACGCCCTGATCGCCAGCGAACGCGGCGAGATCGACGCCAAGCCGGAACTGATCATCTATGCCGACGACGTGCAGTGCGCGCACGGCAATACGGTCGGGACGCTGGACGAAAGCGCGCTCTTCTACATGCAACAACGCGGTATTCCCGCCGACGAGGCCCGCGCCTTGCTGGTCCAGGCCTTCCTGTTCGAGGTCGTCGACCGCATCGAGGACGAGGCGGCGAAGGAGGTCGTGCGCGCATGGCTGACGGCCAGACTCTGA
- the sufC gene encoding Fe-S cluster assembly ATPase SufC has translation MLSINNLHVSVADKPILKGLTLEVPAGEVHAVMGPNGAGKSTLGYSLSGRPGYEVTDGSASWNGLDLLDLDPAERAAAGVFLSFQYPMEIPGVPAMTFIRTALNAQKRARGEEEVSAPAFLKQVKAASQALKMDFDMLKRPLNVGFSGGEKKRMEILQMALLEPSLLILDETDSGLDIDALRIVSEGVNALRSPDRSMLVITHYQRLLDYIKPDKVHVLAAGRIVASGGPELALELEAEGYDKFLPTAA, from the coding sequence ATGCTCTCGATCAACAACCTCCACGTCTCGGTCGCTGACAAGCCGATCCTCAAGGGCCTGACGCTCGAAGTGCCGGCGGGCGAGGTCCATGCCGTCATGGGGCCGAACGGGGCCGGCAAGTCGACGCTGGGCTACAGCCTGTCGGGCCGTCCCGGCTATGAAGTCACCGATGGTTCCGCCTCATGGAACGGTCTGGACCTGCTGGACCTGGACCCGGCCGAGCGCGCGGCGGCGGGGGTCTTCCTGTCCTTCCAGTATCCGATGGAGATCCCCGGCGTGCCGGCCATGACCTTCATCCGCACGGCGCTGAACGCTCAGAAGCGGGCGCGCGGCGAGGAAGAGGTCTCGGCCCCCGCCTTCCTGAAGCAGGTCAAGGCGGCGTCGCAGGCGCTGAAGATGGACTTCGACATGCTGAAGCGGCCGCTGAACGTCGGCTTCTCCGGCGGCGAGAAGAAGCGGATGGAGATCCTGCAGATGGCCCTGCTGGAGCCGTCGCTGCTGATCCTCGACGAGACGGACTCCGGCCTCGACATCGACGCCTTGCGCATCGTGTCGGAGGGGGTGAACGCCCTGCGCAGCCCCGACCGGTCCATGCTGGTCATCACCCACTATCAGCGCCTGCTGGACTACATCAAACCGGACAAGGTGCACGTGCTGGCCGCAGGCCGCATCGTCGCCTCGGGCGGGCCTGAGCTGGCGCTGGAGCTGGAGGCGGAAGGGTACGACAAGTTCCTGCCGACCGCGGCATGA
- the sufB gene encoding Fe-S cluster assembly protein SufB yields MAAVKETVEAVAALEKYAHGFTSDIEQEFAPKGLNADIVRFISEKKGEPEWMLEWRLAAYERWLAMEEPTWAAVKYEPVDYQDLYYYAAPKQKEGPKSLDEVDPEILEVYKKLGIPLKEQEVLAGVQGAPKVAVDAVFDSVSVVTTFKEELAKVGVIFMPISEALREYPDLVRQYLGSVVPVSDNYFAALNSAVFSDGSFVYIPPGVKCPMELSTYFRINASQTGQFERTLIIADKGSYVSYLEGCTAPMRDENQLHAAVVEIVALDDAEVKYSTVQNWYPGDAEGKGGIYNFVTKRADCRGDRSKVSWTQVETGSAVTWKYPSCILKGEESSGEFYSIAITNGHQQADTGTKMIHLGKNSKSRIIAKAVSAGKSDSTYRGLVSVHPKATGVRNFTQCDSLLIGKECGSHTIPYIEARNGSAQLEHEATTTRLSEDQLFYAQQRGLSQEEAVALLVNGFVRDVMQKLPMEFAVEAQKLVAISLEGSVG; encoded by the coding sequence ATGGCTGCTGTTAAGGAAACCGTCGAAGCTGTCGCCGCGCTGGAAAAGTATGCGCACGGCTTCACCTCGGATATCGAGCAGGAGTTCGCGCCCAAGGGCCTGAACGCCGACATCGTCCGCTTCATCTCCGAGAAGAAGGGCGAGCCGGAATGGATGCTGGAATGGCGCCTGGCCGCCTATGAGCGCTGGCTGGCGATGGAAGAGCCGACCTGGGCTGCGGTGAAATACGAGCCGGTCGACTATCAGGACCTCTACTACTACGCCGCGCCGAAGCAGAAGGAGGGGCCGAAGTCGCTGGACGAGGTCGATCCCGAGATCCTGGAAGTCTACAAGAAGCTGGGCATCCCGTTGAAGGAGCAGGAGGTTCTGGCGGGCGTGCAGGGCGCGCCCAAGGTGGCCGTGGACGCCGTGTTCGACAGCGTCTCGGTCGTGACCACCTTCAAGGAGGAACTGGCCAAGGTAGGCGTAATTTTCATGCCAATTTCCGAGGCCTTGCGCGAATATCCTGATCTGGTGCGTCAGTACCTAGGATCAGTCGTGCCGGTGTCGGACAACTATTTCGCAGCCCTGAACAGCGCGGTCTTTTCGGACGGGTCCTTCGTCTACATTCCGCCGGGCGTGAAATGCCCGATGGAGCTGTCGACCTATTTCCGCATCAACGCCAGCCAGACCGGCCAGTTCGAGCGGACCCTGATCATCGCCGACAAGGGCTCCTACGTCTCCTATCTGGAAGGCTGCACGGCGCCGATGCGTGACGAGAACCAACTGCACGCGGCGGTTGTGGAGATCGTGGCCCTGGACGACGCCGAGGTGAAATACTCGACCGTTCAGAACTGGTATCCCGGCGACGCCGAGGGCAAGGGCGGCATCTACAACTTCGTCACCAAGCGCGCCGACTGCCGCGGCGACCGTTCGAAGGTCAGCTGGACCCAGGTCGAGACCGGCTCGGCCGTGACCTGGAAATACCCGTCCTGCATCCTGAAGGGCGAGGAAAGCTCGGGCGAGTTCTATTCCATCGCCATCACCAACGGACATCAGCAGGCCGACACCGGCACCAAGATGATCCATCTGGGCAAGAATTCGAAGAGCCGGATCATCGCCAAGGCGGTGTCGGCGGGGAAATCGGACTCGACCTATCGCGGCCTGGTCTCGGTGCACCCCAAGGCGACGGGCGTGCGCAACTTCACCCAGTGCGACAGCCTGCTGATCGGCAAGGAGTGCGGCTCGCACACCATCCCCTACATCGAGGCCCGCAACGGCTCGGCCCAGCTGGAGCATGAGGCGACCACGACGCGCCTGTCGGAAGACCAGCTCTTCTACGCCCAACAACGCGGCCTGTCGCAGGAGGAGGCGGTGGCTCTGCTGGTCAACGGCTTCGTCCGCGACGTGATGCAGAAGCTGCCGATGGAGTTCGCCGTCGAGGCGCAGAAGCTGGTAGCGATCAGCCTTGAGGGGAGTGTGGGGTAG
- a CDS encoding cysteine desulfurase family protein, whose product MAKALADNGNPSAVHAAGRRARARIETARGQVAELVGADPTAVVFSSGGTESNAQAIVSALAAGCERLIVGATEHPCVAEAATASGAPVEVLPVDVNGVVDLVWLAEALTRPGRAVVAIHHANNESGVIQPIAEAAVLVRAAGGWLHVDAIQSAGKIPVDMRALDADSLTLSAHKLGGPQGVGALVLKEGVAAVRILHGAGQERGLRAGTENVPGIAGFGAAADCAARDLDAAMAHVAWRDAAEARVKTAGATIIGGAVARLPNTLFMAVEGWDSPQQLITLDLVGVMVSAGSACSSGKVKPSKAISAMGLDHLATGGVRVSGGWGTTEADWDQFAEAWVTAWNKHKARLSERVKEVA is encoded by the coding sequence ATGGCTAAGGCCCTCGCTGACAATGGCAATCCGTCAGCGGTCCACGCCGCCGGTCGCCGGGCGCGAGCGCGTATCGAGACGGCGAGGGGCCAGGTGGCCGAGCTGGTCGGGGCCGATCCGACGGCCGTGGTCTTCTCGTCCGGCGGCACGGAATCCAATGCCCAGGCCATCGTCAGCGCCCTGGCGGCCGGTTGCGAGCGGCTGATCGTCGGCGCGACCGAACATCCTTGCGTGGCTGAGGCGGCGACGGCGTCGGGTGCGCCAGTCGAGGTGCTGCCGGTCGATGTGAACGGCGTGGTTGATCTGGTCTGGCTGGCCGAGGCGCTGACGCGCCCAGGGCGCGCTGTAGTCGCCATCCATCATGCGAACAATGAGAGCGGCGTGATCCAGCCGATCGCTGAGGCGGCGGTTCTGGTGCGCGCGGCGGGCGGCTGGCTGCACGTCGACGCCATCCAGTCGGCGGGCAAGATCCCCGTCGATATGCGGGCGCTGGATGCGGACAGCCTGACCCTGTCGGCGCACAAGCTGGGCGGACCGCAGGGCGTGGGCGCTCTGGTGCTCAAGGAGGGCGTCGCCGCTGTGCGCATCCTGCATGGCGCCGGTCAGGAACGCGGCCTGCGCGCCGGGACCGAGAACGTGCCGGGCATCGCCGGCTTCGGCGCCGCCGCCGATTGCGCCGCGCGCGATCTGGATGCCGCCATGGCCCACGTCGCCTGGCGTGATGCGGCCGAGGCCAGGGTCAAGACGGCGGGGGCGACCATCATCGGCGGTGCGGTTGCGCGTCTGCCCAACACCCTGTTCATGGCCGTCGAGGGCTGGGACAGCCCGCAACAGCTGATCACCCTGGATCTGGTCGGGGTCATGGTCTCGGCCGGCTCGGCCTGTTCGTCGGGCAAGGTCAAGCCGTCTAAGGCGATCAGCGCCATGGGCCTGGATCACCTGGCGACCGGGGGCGTGCGCGTCTCCGGCGGTTGGGGCACGACGGAAGCGGACTGGGACCAGTTCGCCGAAGCCTGGGTTACGGCCTGGAACAAGCATAAGGCGCGCCTGTCCGAGCGCGTGAAGGAAGTCGCGTAA